One Candidatus Brocadiia bacterium DNA window includes the following coding sequences:
- a CDS encoding 2-oxoacid:acceptor oxidoreductase family protein, which yields MIEIRIHGRGGQGAVIASEILADSFFAQGQSVQTFPEFGVERRGAPVAAYLRIDTKPIRLRCRIYKPDHIVVLDPVLLNSVDVTVGLKDGGWILINSNKEPDQMKFPKRFNVATVDATGVAIKYRLGARTAPIVNTAILGAVCRLPLAVKLNIDTLRKAISEGVPFDPATNVKAAEEAAKIVKSNNKLLELSR from the coding sequence ATGATTGAAATCAGAATTCACGGCCGCGGCGGACAGGGCGCGGTTATCGCTTCGGAAATATTAGCGGATTCTTTCTTTGCCCAGGGCCAGTCGGTCCAGACCTTCCCGGAATTCGGCGTGGAACGGCGCGGCGCTCCGGTGGCCGCTTACCTGCGCATCGATACCAAACCCATTCGGTTGCGTTGCCGCATCTATAAGCCGGACCATATCGTGGTGCTTGACCCGGTGCTCCTTAATTCGGTTGACGTGACGGTCGGGCTCAAGGACGGCGGCTGGATTCTGATTAACAGCAATAAGGAACCGGACCAGATGAAGTTCCCCAAACGGTTCAACGTGGCCACGGTGGACGCCACCGGGGTGGCCATCAAGTACCGGCTGGGCGCGCGGACGGCTCCTATCGTCAATACGGCCATCTTGGGCGCGGTCTGTCGCCTGCCGCTGGCCGTCAAGCTGAATATAGACACCCTGCGCAAGGCCATCAGCGAGGGCGTGCCGTTTGACCCGGCGACCAATGTCAAGGCCGCGGAAGAGGCGGCTAAAATAGTCAAAAGCAATAATAAACTATTGGAACTATCCCGCTGA